A stretch of the Archangium violaceum genome encodes the following:
- a CDS encoding amidohydrolase family protein has translation MNRLSLRCLALVLTSALPLSARAQAPAPLPVKPPVPLPAKDAGKPEEKKPEEKWDVNAPGFPTTQVDLDVTEGTWMSLDVSPRGDELVFDLLGDIYALPITGGEAKALTSGIAWDMQPRYSPDGKSIAFTSDRGGGDNIWVMKRDGSEPTAVTQEKFRLLNSPAWSPDGQFLIARKHFTSRRSLGAGEIWMYHRSGGDGVQLTERPNDQKDVGEPVFSPDGRYVYYSQDVTPGKTFEYNKDPNTEIYVIQRLDLDTRETERFVTGPGGSIRPTPSPDGKSLAFVRRVRGRSTLYVADLASGAERPLYDGLERDMQETWAIHGVYPTMAWTPDNRSLVFWAGGKLQRIDVATKKVTPIPFRVRGTRAIAEAVRFPQAVAPDRFPVKMLRWVQVSPKGNKVVYQALGHLYVRDLPNGTPRRLTKQTEHTELYPSFSRDGKSIVYTTWDDEKLGSIRVVPVTGGEGRVVTSRPGHYVEPALSPDGRSIVYRAIGGGYLRSGLYSRDQGLFVIPASGGTPRRLSKEGEQPHFGAGSERVFFLTVDYREKDDERALESIRLDGSEQRTHVTSDEATEYRVSPDEKWVAFRENFNAFLMPLPRGAKGAVASPETKALPVSKVSRDAGEWLHWSGDGKRLHWALGPELYTRELKDSFRFQEGAPEKLPDAPEKGVNIAFEAKTDVPEGTLALVGGRVITMKGDEVLEDGVVVVKGNRITAVGPRGKVAVPAGAKVLDVKGKTLMPGLVDVHWHGAMGDEGILPEQNWKLLSSLAFGVTTVHDPSNDTESIFATSELVKSGDMMGPHVFSTGTILYGASGAFRAPIETLEDARSHLRRMKAVGAFSVKSYNQPRRDQRQKVLQAARELQMMVVPEGGSLYQHNMTMVVDGHTGVEHSVPVSRAYEDMLQLWSRSGTGYTPTIIVGYGGVWGENYWYQKTNVWEDKRLLAFVPRRVVDSRSRRPVMAPEDELNHFRVAEVTKALNDRGVSVQLGAHGQREGLGAHWELWMFGQGGMKPLQALRAATLSGAHYLGLDGDIGSLEAGKVADLLVLDKNPLEDLRNSTSIQYTMVGGRLFDAMSLNEVGGRARKREPLFFEREGQEAWGPTTTISTHED, from the coding sequence GTGAATCGACTGAGCCTTCGTTGCCTCGCGCTCGTGCTCACGAGTGCGTTGCCTCTCTCCGCCCGCGCGCAGGCGCCGGCCCCCCTCCCCGTGAAGCCCCCGGTTCCCCTGCCGGCGAAGGACGCGGGCAAGCCCGAGGAGAAGAAGCCCGAGGAGAAGTGGGACGTGAACGCGCCCGGCTTCCCGACCACCCAGGTGGACCTCGACGTCACCGAGGGCACGTGGATGAGCCTGGACGTGAGCCCCAGGGGCGACGAGCTCGTCTTCGACCTGCTCGGAGACATCTACGCGCTCCCCATCACCGGCGGTGAGGCGAAGGCGCTCACGAGCGGCATCGCCTGGGACATGCAGCCGCGCTACAGCCCGGACGGGAAGTCCATCGCCTTCACGAGCGACCGGGGCGGCGGGGACAACATCTGGGTGATGAAGCGGGACGGGAGCGAGCCCACGGCGGTGACGCAGGAGAAGTTCCGCCTGCTCAACAGCCCCGCGTGGTCTCCGGACGGGCAGTTCCTCATCGCGCGCAAGCACTTCACCTCGCGGCGCTCGCTGGGCGCGGGCGAAATCTGGATGTACCACCGCTCGGGCGGTGACGGCGTGCAGCTCACCGAGCGTCCCAATGATCAGAAGGACGTGGGCGAGCCCGTGTTCTCCCCGGACGGCCGCTATGTCTACTACAGCCAGGACGTCACGCCCGGGAAGACGTTCGAGTACAACAAGGACCCGAACACAGAAATCTATGTCATCCAGCGGCTGGACCTGGACACGCGGGAGACGGAGCGCTTCGTGACGGGTCCGGGCGGCTCCATCCGTCCCACGCCCTCTCCGGATGGGAAGTCGCTGGCGTTCGTGCGCCGGGTGCGCGGTAGGAGCACGCTGTACGTGGCGGACCTGGCGAGCGGCGCCGAGCGGCCCCTCTACGACGGGCTCGAGCGCGACATGCAGGAGACGTGGGCCATCCACGGCGTGTACCCGACGATGGCGTGGACGCCGGACAACAGGTCGCTGGTGTTCTGGGCGGGCGGCAAGCTGCAGCGCATCGACGTGGCGACGAAGAAGGTGACGCCGATTCCCTTCCGCGTGCGCGGCACCCGCGCCATCGCCGAGGCGGTGCGTTTCCCTCAGGCGGTGGCGCCCGACAGGTTCCCGGTGAAGATGCTGCGCTGGGTGCAGGTGTCTCCCAAGGGGAACAAGGTGGTGTACCAGGCGCTCGGGCACCTGTACGTGCGCGATCTGCCGAACGGTACGCCCCGGCGCCTGACGAAGCAGACGGAGCACACGGAGCTGTACCCGTCGTTCTCGCGGGACGGCAAGAGCATCGTCTACACGACGTGGGACGACGAGAAGCTCGGGAGCATCCGGGTGGTGCCGGTGACGGGCGGGGAGGGCCGCGTGGTGACGTCGCGGCCGGGGCACTACGTCGAGCCGGCGCTCTCTCCGGACGGCAGGTCCATCGTCTACCGGGCCATTGGTGGCGGCTACCTGCGCAGCGGGCTCTACAGCCGCGACCAGGGCCTGTTCGTGATTCCGGCCTCGGGCGGCACGCCGCGCCGGCTGTCGAAGGAGGGCGAGCAGCCGCACTTCGGCGCGGGCTCGGAGCGGGTGTTCTTCCTGACGGTGGACTACCGGGAGAAGGACGACGAGCGCGCGCTCGAGAGCATCCGCCTGGACGGGAGCGAGCAGCGCACGCACGTGACGAGCGACGAGGCGACGGAGTACCGGGTGTCACCGGACGAGAAGTGGGTGGCGTTCCGGGAGAACTTCAACGCGTTCCTCATGCCGTTGCCGCGCGGGGCGAAGGGCGCGGTGGCGAGCCCCGAGACGAAGGCGCTGCCGGTGTCGAAGGTGTCGCGCGACGCGGGCGAGTGGCTGCACTGGTCGGGTGACGGCAAGCGGCTGCACTGGGCGCTGGGCCCCGAGCTGTACACGCGCGAGCTGAAGGACAGCTTCCGCTTCCAGGAGGGCGCGCCGGAGAAGCTGCCGGACGCTCCGGAGAAGGGGGTGAACATCGCCTTCGAGGCGAAGACGGACGTGCCCGAGGGCACGCTGGCGCTGGTGGGAGGCCGCGTCATCACCATGAAGGGGGACGAGGTCCTCGAGGATGGCGTGGTGGTGGTGAAGGGCAACCGCATCACCGCGGTGGGCCCGAGGGGGAAGGTGGCGGTGCCGGCGGGGGCGAAGGTGCTGGACGTGAAGGGCAAGACGTTGATGCCGGGCCTGGTGGACGTGCACTGGCACGGGGCGATGGGGGACGAGGGCATCCTCCCGGAGCAGAACTGGAAGCTGCTCTCCTCGCTGGCGTTCGGCGTGACGACGGTGCACGACCCGTCCAACGACACGGAGTCCATCTTCGCCACGAGCGAGTTGGTGAAGTCGGGGGACATGATGGGGCCGCACGTCTTCTCCACGGGCACCATCCTGTACGGGGCGTCGGGGGCGTTCCGCGCGCCCATCGAGACGCTGGAGGACGCGCGCTCGCACCTGCGGCGGATGAAGGCGGTGGGGGCCTTCAGCGTGAAGAGCTACAACCAGCCGCGGAGGGATCAGCGGCAGAAGGTGCTCCAGGCGGCGCGCGAGCTGCAGATGATGGTGGTGCCGGAGGGCGGCTCGCTCTACCAGCACAACATGACGATGGTGGTGGACGGACACACGGGCGTCGAGCACTCGGTGCCGGTGTCGCGGGCGTACGAGGACATGCTGCAGCTCTGGTCGCGCAGCGGGACGGGCTACACCCCGACGATCATCGTGGGGTACGGCGGCGTCTGGGGTGAGAACTACTGGTACCAGAAGACGAACGTGTGGGAGGACAAGCGGCTCCTGGCGTTCGTACCGAGGCGGGTGGTGGATTCGCGCAGCCGGCGGCCGGTGATGGCGCCGGAGGACGAGCTCAACCACTTCCGGGTGGCCGAGGTGACGAAGGCGCTGAACGACCGGGGCGTGAGCGTGCAGCTGGGCGCGCATGGCCAGCGTGAGGGCCTGGGGGCGCACTGGGAGCTGTGGATGTTCGGCCAGGGCGGGATGAAGCCGCTGCAGGCGCTGAGGGCGGCGACGCTGTCGGGGGCGCACTACCTCGGACTGGACGGGGACATCGGCTCGCTGGAGGCGGGCAAGGTGGCGGACCTGCTGGTGCTGGACAAGAACCCGCTGGAGGACCTGCGGAACAGCACGTCCATCCAGTACACGATGGTGGGCGGGCGGCTGTTCGACGCGATGTCGCTGAACGAAGTGGGTGGCCGTGCGCGCAAGCGCGAGCCGCTCTTCTTCGAGCGCGAGGGCCAGGAGGCCTGGGGCCCGACGACGACGATCAGCACACACGAGGACTGA
- a CDS encoding carbonic anhydrase → MTIAGVPPAPLPADQALVRLQEGNRRFCQNVRSLDVAVGQSARASLVAGQHPFAIILSCSDSRVPSEIVFDQGLGDLFVIRVAGNVVAPSLVGSVEFAAATFGTRLAVVMGHSHCGAIKSTLDFIQHRVGAPSDNILDLVERCRPAVESVVHAAGQEADRERLMREAVRANVRQSCAHLRHGSRLLERLIQEEGMRIVGAEYSLETGQVDFFEGLER, encoded by the coding sequence ATGACCATCGCTGGTGTTCCTCCCGCCCCGCTTCCCGCCGACCAGGCACTCGTGCGCCTGCAAGAAGGCAACCGTCGTTTCTGCCAGAACGTGCGCAGCCTGGATGTCGCGGTCGGACAGTCCGCGCGCGCCTCGTTGGTGGCCGGGCAGCATCCCTTCGCCATCATCCTCTCGTGCTCCGACTCGCGCGTGCCCTCGGAGATCGTCTTCGACCAGGGGTTGGGAGACCTCTTCGTCATCCGCGTGGCGGGCAACGTCGTGGCGCCCTCGCTGGTGGGGAGCGTGGAGTTCGCGGCGGCCACCTTCGGCACTCGCCTGGCGGTGGTGATGGGCCACTCGCACTGTGGTGCCATCAAGTCCACGCTGGACTTCATCCAGCACCGGGTGGGGGCGCCCTCGGACAACATCCTCGACCTGGTGGAACGGTGCCGGCCCGCGGTGGAGAGCGTGGTGCACGCCGCGGGGCAGGAGGCGGACAGGGAGCGCCTCATGCGCGAGGCCGTGCGCGCCAACGTCCGTCAGTCGTGCGCCCATCTGCGCCACGGCAGCCGCCTGCTCGAGCGGCTCATCCAGGAGGAGGGAATGCGCATCGTCGGTGCCGAGTACTCGCTGGAGACCGGCCAGGTCGACTTCTTCGAGGGACTGGAGCGCTAG
- a CDS encoding bestrophin family protein codes for MQWNSNTSKGYLEKKRFWKDAFTWQGAVTPIVMPQVLLFGLYGLLVGLVHVVYGWSSLERGPVEYTGAFLALLLVLRTNGGYERWWEARKLWGGIVNQSRNLAIAGLSYGPRDREWRERFVRWTAAFSHVARRSLRGEREVTELILLLQDTGAADRIARAQHMPTFVAHALGGLLREAVEHHGMDRFAFLAADRERAQLMDHLGGCERILKTPLPQVHTVKLRRFIVLYLLGLPIAVVGELWWVPGLVTALVAYPLLGIDQIAVELQNPFSPRNLSHLPLDPICDTIQGNLLALLEAEEALPMPRTHENAPAFSRPWHTEG; via the coding sequence ATGCAGTGGAACTCGAACACATCCAAGGGATACCTGGAGAAGAAGCGCTTCTGGAAGGACGCCTTCACCTGGCAGGGCGCGGTCACCCCGATCGTGATGCCACAGGTGCTCCTGTTCGGGCTCTATGGATTGCTCGTCGGGCTCGTCCACGTGGTGTACGGCTGGAGCAGTCTGGAGCGCGGGCCCGTGGAGTACACCGGCGCCTTCCTGGCGCTGCTGCTGGTGCTGCGCACCAACGGGGGTTACGAGCGCTGGTGGGAGGCACGCAAGCTGTGGGGCGGCATCGTCAACCAGTCGCGCAACCTGGCCATCGCGGGGCTGAGCTACGGCCCCAGGGACCGGGAGTGGCGCGAGCGGTTCGTGCGGTGGACGGCCGCCTTCAGCCACGTGGCCCGGCGAAGCCTGCGCGGCGAGCGGGAAGTGACGGAGCTGATCCTCCTGCTCCAGGACACGGGCGCCGCGGATCGCATCGCCCGGGCTCAACACATGCCCACGTTCGTCGCCCATGCCCTCGGCGGCCTGCTGCGCGAGGCCGTCGAGCATCACGGGATGGACCGCTTCGCCTTCCTCGCGGCCGACCGCGAGCGGGCCCAGCTCATGGATCACCTGGGCGGATGCGAGCGCATCCTCAAGACGCCCCTGCCGCAGGTCCACACCGTCAAGCTGCGGCGCTTCATCGTCCTCTATCTCCTGGGACTGCCCATCGCCGTCGTGGGGGAGTTGTGGTGGGTCCCCGGCCTGGTGACCGCGCTCGTGGCCTACCCGCTGCTGGGCATCGACCAGATCGCCGTCGAGCTGCAGAACCCCTTCTCCCCGAGGAACCTCAGCCACCTGCCGCTCGATCCCATCTGCGACACCATCCAGGGAAACCTGCTCGCGCTGCTCGAGGCGGAGGAGGCGCTCCCGATGCCACGGACCCATGAAAACGCCCCCGCGTTCTCCCGGCCCTGGCACACGGAGGGATGA
- a CDS encoding tetratricopeptide repeat protein, producing MERLKETVGERTPDDRPGSPEPELDALEVLEQELERARSVLSQGESEPTRVVGSPPPLSLFSDEPQPLPRGTSVGRYLVLERLGAGGMGEVYAAFDPQLNRKVAIKLLLPGGEGRERNEARPRLMREAQAMARLSHPNVLPVFDIGEHGDRVFIALELVEGCTLRQWLKEQPRHWREVVHVLTLAGRGLAAAHAAGLVHRDFKPDNVLVGRDGRVLVYDFGLACEQGTGPPGAPVPVDLAELLRAEPPLHQDTDTGPISGLRTREPLETPVTRHGLIMGTPGYMAPEQYRQEPVTDRADQFSFCATLYYALYREHAFEGTGAGALARATLEGHVRPPPRDSRVPGWLRRVLLKGLSLHPSERHASMGVLLEALHDDPRTRRLRQALVAVAAAFLVAVVAGAVGQWHQSQSRCQGMAARLEGVWDAPRQEAVRKAFLATGAPYAADAWNGVKGALDTYASAWVEKQRQACGATRTRGQSSGELLSARTICLERRRSELKSLTGVLAEADTSVVERSVEAVRGLSELGTCDAEDALAADVPAPADATMAARVEDLRASLSRARALRISGQYAAGLSVAAPVVAEARVLGYRPLVAEALLELGQQQAGFGNPEAEHLLKEAAWTADEVRLDEVRAEALVALTQYVAYDAARVRDGHDWYQQARALLVRTRRAGRLLAELESAHGLVYAAQGDAAAAEASQHNALAALARVSSPESPEAAVVLRRLGTTLSAQGLHEEALSVYQRAHTAFLEALGAEHPRVGSSLVNIGTTLSALGRHTEALEPLRQGQAIVERSLPPYHPFHAIALDALGAALWREGKTDEALKVLHRAVEAAEQARGPEHPDAAGPSTTLGLVLVDAGRPTEALGYFERALRLRESALGVHHPELAAPLTGRGEALLKLGRAAEALAPLERALSLRETHAVPRQELAETRFALARALWASRKDTARARELAQQAERTLEQPGTESLRARVQEWLAPRMPRG from the coding sequence TTGGAGAGGCTGAAGGAAACGGTGGGGGAGCGGACTCCGGACGACCGTCCAGGTAGCCCCGAGCCCGAGCTGGACGCACTGGAGGTGCTGGAGCAGGAGCTCGAGCGCGCCCGCTCGGTGCTGAGCCAGGGCGAGTCCGAGCCGACACGGGTGGTCGGCTCTCCTCCTCCGCTGTCCCTCTTCTCCGACGAGCCCCAGCCCCTGCCCCGCGGCACCTCCGTGGGACGCTACCTCGTGCTGGAGCGGCTGGGCGCCGGCGGCATGGGCGAGGTGTACGCGGCGTTCGATCCGCAGCTCAACCGCAAGGTGGCCATCAAATTGCTGCTGCCCGGCGGCGAGGGACGGGAGCGCAACGAGGCCCGCCCGCGGCTGATGCGCGAGGCGCAGGCCATGGCCCGCCTGTCCCACCCCAACGTGCTGCCCGTGTTCGACATCGGCGAGCACGGGGACCGTGTCTTCATCGCCCTCGAGCTGGTGGAGGGCTGCACCCTGCGGCAGTGGCTCAAGGAGCAGCCCCGCCACTGGCGCGAGGTGGTGCACGTGCTCACCCTGGCCGGCCGGGGACTCGCCGCCGCCCATGCCGCGGGACTCGTCCACCGCGACTTCAAGCCGGACAACGTGCTGGTGGGCCGCGACGGGCGCGTGCTCGTCTACGACTTCGGCCTCGCCTGTGAGCAGGGCACCGGCCCCCCCGGAGCCCCCGTCCCGGTGGACCTGGCCGAGCTGCTGCGCGCCGAGCCCCCCCTCCACCAGGACACCGACACCGGCCCCATTTCCGGACTGCGCACCCGGGAGCCGCTCGAGACGCCGGTGACGCGCCATGGCCTCATCATGGGCACGCCGGGCTACATGGCCCCGGAGCAGTACCGACAGGAGCCCGTCACCGACCGCGCCGACCAGTTCAGCTTCTGCGCCACGCTCTACTACGCCCTGTACCGGGAGCACGCCTTCGAGGGCACCGGAGCCGGCGCGCTCGCCCGCGCCACGCTGGAGGGCCACGTGCGTCCGCCGCCGCGTGACTCGCGCGTGCCGGGCTGGCTGCGCCGCGTCCTCCTCAAGGGCCTGAGCCTCCACCCGAGCGAGCGCCATGCGTCCATGGGCGTGCTGCTGGAGGCGCTCCACGACGACCCGCGCACGCGCCGCCTGCGTCAGGCGCTCGTCGCGGTGGCCGCGGCCTTCCTCGTGGCCGTGGTGGCCGGTGCCGTGGGCCAGTGGCACCAGAGCCAGAGCCGCTGCCAGGGCATGGCCGCGAGACTGGAGGGCGTGTGGGACGCCCCGCGCCAGGAGGCCGTGCGCAAGGCCTTCCTCGCCACCGGCGCGCCCTACGCGGCCGATGCCTGGAATGGGGTGAAGGGCGCGCTCGACACCTATGCCTCCGCCTGGGTGGAGAAGCAGCGGCAGGCGTGCGGGGCGACGCGCACGCGCGGCCAGTCCTCCGGGGAGCTGCTCTCCGCGCGCACCATCTGCCTGGAGCGCCGGCGCTCCGAGCTGAAGTCCCTCACCGGCGTGCTCGCCGAGGCCGACACCAGCGTGGTGGAGCGCTCCGTGGAGGCGGTGCGTGGCCTGTCCGAGCTCGGCACGTGTGACGCGGAGGACGCGCTCGCCGCGGACGTGCCCGCCCCCGCGGACGCGACCATGGCGGCCCGGGTGGAGGACCTGCGCGCCTCGCTCTCGCGCGCCCGCGCCCTGCGCATCTCCGGCCAGTACGCGGCCGGACTCTCCGTGGCCGCCCCCGTGGTCGCCGAGGCGCGCGTCCTGGGCTACCGCCCCCTGGTGGCCGAGGCCCTGTTGGAGCTGGGCCAGCAGCAGGCGGGCTTCGGCAACCCCGAGGCCGAGCACCTCCTCAAGGAGGCGGCGTGGACGGCCGACGAGGTGCGGCTGGACGAGGTGCGCGCCGAGGCGCTGGTGGCCCTCACCCAGTACGTCGCCTACGACGCCGCGCGCGTGCGCGATGGCCATGACTGGTACCAGCAGGCCCGCGCCCTGCTCGTGCGCACCCGGCGCGCGGGCCGCCTCCTCGCCGAGCTCGAGAGCGCCCACGGGCTGGTGTACGCCGCCCAGGGTGACGCCGCCGCCGCCGAGGCCTCGCAGCACAACGCGCTCGCCGCGCTGGCCAGGGTGTCCTCCCCGGAGAGCCCCGAGGCGGCCGTGGTCCTGCGCCGGCTGGGCACCACGCTGAGCGCGCAGGGACTCCACGAGGAGGCCCTCTCCGTGTACCAGCGCGCGCACACCGCCTTCCTCGAGGCGCTCGGCGCCGAGCACCCGCGCGTGGGCAGCTCGCTGGTGAACATCGGCACCACGCTGAGCGCGCTGGGCCGCCACACCGAGGCGCTCGAGCCCCTGCGTCAGGGCCAGGCCATCGTGGAGCGCTCGCTGCCGCCGTACCACCCGTTCCACGCCATCGCGCTGGACGCGCTGGGCGCCGCGCTGTGGCGGGAGGGGAAGACGGACGAGGCGCTGAAGGTGCTGCACCGGGCGGTGGAAGCGGCCGAGCAGGCGCGCGGGCCCGAGCACCCGGACGCCGCGGGGCCGAGCACCACGCTGGGTCTGGTCCTGGTGGACGCCGGGCGCCCCACCGAGGCGCTGGGCTACTTCGAGCGGGCCCTGCGCCTGCGCGAGAGCGCGCTGGGTGTCCACCACCCGGAGCTGGCCGCGCCGCTCACGGGCCGGGGCGAGGCGCTGCTGAAGCTGGGCCGGGCCGCCGAGGCGCTCGCACCGCTGGAGCGCGCCCTGTCGCTGCGCGAGACCCATGCCGTGCCCCGACAGGAGCTGGCCGAGACGCGCTTCGCGCTGGCCCGCGCGCTGTGGGCCTCGCGCAAGGACACCGCTCGCGCCCGGGAGCTCGCCCAGCAGGCCGAGCGCACCCTGGAGCAGCCCGGCACCGAGAGCCTGCGCGCCCGCGTCCAGGAGTGGCTTGCCCCCCGGATGCCGCGCGGGTAG
- a CDS encoding tetratricopeptide repeat protein → MTERNGREAWPPELTELLRKVDRLRRSGRQDEALSRMRQLVEAYPRQARVLLEMGLTLGIWGRSPAEALPWFERVLEMAPGHASAQLHRALALARLGRHAEAVADFDALEAVGFRKALVLHMKRAESLEVLGRLVDAERDWTLALDEDPGNPWLLHQRASVLARLGRLEDAVKDLTEALASREGEPVDAELLRDRGVLRERLGDTAGARADFEAGLSALREGDPHGLAEDLRRRRPQHP, encoded by the coding sequence ATGACGGAGCGCAACGGGCGCGAGGCGTGGCCGCCGGAGCTCACCGAGCTCCTGCGCAAGGTGGACCGGCTGCGGCGCAGCGGGCGCCAGGACGAGGCGCTCTCGCGCATGCGCCAGCTCGTCGAGGCGTACCCGCGGCAGGCGCGCGTCCTGCTGGAGATGGGGCTGACGCTCGGCATCTGGGGCCGCTCCCCCGCCGAGGCCCTGCCCTGGTTCGAGCGCGTCCTGGAGATGGCGCCCGGCCATGCCTCCGCGCAGCTCCACCGCGCCCTCGCCCTCGCCCGGCTCGGCCGCCATGCCGAGGCCGTGGCCGACTTCGACGCGCTCGAGGCCGTGGGCTTCCGCAAGGCGCTCGTCCTCCACATGAAGCGCGCCGAGTCCCTCGAGGTGCTCGGCCGGCTCGTGGACGCCGAGCGTGACTGGACGCTCGCGCTCGACGAGGACCCCGGCAACCCCTGGCTGCTCCACCAGCGGGCCTCGGTGCTCGCGCGGCTCGGCCGGCTGGAGGACGCCGTGAAGGACCTCACCGAGGCGCTCGCGTCACGGGAGGGTGAACCGGTGGACGCGGAGCTGTTACGTGACCGGGGCGTGCTGCGCGAGCGCCTGGGCGACACGGCCGGAGCCCGCGCGGACTTCGAGGCGGGACTCTCCGCCCTGCGCGAGGGAGACCCGCACGGGCTCGCGGAGGACCTGCGCCGCAGGCGCCCACAGCACCCCTGA
- a CDS encoding ATP-binding protein: protein MDDTTLASLKAALAASPDNGPLRALVIKAHLDRNEVKEARAILGDHAPDLFSEPDRLHAARTLLQSGEPERALLFCAHHPAAEAALLSARALAALGRKDEARTAYQRAVSLNPTLEDHDLLAQFTSTVRDVQPAASGGPRLRVISNDDTATNEVDRVLAPPQKPLTFADVGGLEEIKQQIRKRIILPFQKPSLFERFRKKAGGGILLYGPPGCGKTLLARATAGECGATFYNIAISDILDMYMGESERKLHALFEKARQTTPAVLFFDELEALAAKRQYSREGTSAKLVSQFLAEMDGFAQNNGGVLILGATNTPWAIDPAFRRPGRFDRVLFVPPPDAPAREEILRLLLEDRPQEPQLDLGFVVKHTSTFSGADLANVVETASDAAIERSLAQGSEVPISSADLKAALKEVKPTALEWLTTARNYARYANDAGQYDEVLAFLQAHGKS, encoded by the coding sequence ATGGATGACACCACGCTCGCCTCTCTCAAGGCCGCGCTCGCCGCGAGCCCCGACAATGGACCGCTGCGCGCGCTCGTGATCAAGGCCCACCTGGATCGCAACGAAGTGAAGGAAGCGCGCGCCATCCTCGGCGACCATGCCCCGGACCTCTTCTCCGAGCCGGACAGGCTCCACGCCGCCCGCACCCTCCTCCAGTCCGGCGAGCCCGAGCGCGCCCTCCTCTTCTGCGCCCACCACCCCGCCGCCGAGGCCGCCCTGCTGTCCGCCCGCGCCCTCGCCGCGCTCGGCCGCAAGGACGAGGCCCGCACCGCCTACCAGCGCGCCGTGTCCCTCAACCCCACGCTGGAGGACCACGACCTCCTGGCCCAGTTCACCTCCACCGTGCGCGACGTGCAGCCCGCCGCGTCCGGTGGCCCCCGCCTGCGCGTCATCTCCAACGACGACACCGCCACCAACGAGGTGGACCGCGTCCTCGCGCCCCCGCAGAAGCCCCTCACCTTCGCCGACGTGGGCGGACTGGAGGAAATCAAGCAGCAGATCCGCAAGCGCATCATCCTGCCCTTCCAGAAGCCCAGCCTCTTCGAGCGCTTCCGGAAGAAGGCCGGCGGCGGCATCCTCCTCTATGGCCCGCCGGGCTGTGGCAAGACGCTGCTCGCGCGCGCCACCGCCGGCGAGTGCGGCGCCACCTTCTACAACATCGCCATCTCCGACATCCTCGACATGTACATGGGCGAGTCGGAGCGGAAGCTGCACGCCCTCTTCGAGAAGGCCCGCCAGACGACGCCCGCCGTCCTCTTCTTCGATGAGCTGGAGGCACTCGCCGCCAAGCGCCAGTACAGCCGCGAGGGCACCAGCGCCAAGCTCGTCAGCCAGTTCCTCGCGGAGATGGATGGCTTCGCGCAGAACAACGGGGGCGTGCTGATTCTGGGCGCCACCAACACGCCCTGGGCCATCGACCCGGCCTTCCGCCGCCCCGGCCGCTTCGACCGCGTCCTCTTCGTCCCCCCGCCCGACGCTCCCGCGCGCGAGGAGATCCTCCGGCTCCTGCTCGAGGACCGGCCCCAGGAGCCACAGCTCGACCTGGGCTTCGTGGTGAAGCACACCAGCACCTTCTCCGGCGCGGACCTGGCCAACGTGGTGGAGACGGCCAGCGACGCCGCCATCGAGCGCTCGCTCGCGCAGGGCAGCGAGGTGCCCATCTCCTCCGCGGACCTCAAGGCCGCCCTCAAGGAGGTGAAACCCACCGCGCTCGAGTGGCTCACCACCGCGCGCAACTACGCGCGCTACGCCAACGACGCCGGCCAGTACGACGAGGTGCTGGCCTTCCTCCAGGCCCACGGAAAGTCCTGA
- a CDS encoding tetratricopeptide repeat protein, giving the protein MSDTPPYQWLHYARVQIARGDNHGAVETLRRTLASEPEDAEAHALLSLVLLSLKRPHAAEHEAGIALSQEPLLPLAHAAAASVAMARGRFKAAERHLTDLLELEPDEPSNLRLQARFFDLTGKKERKREVLQRALSLAPDEPATLVALGEDALERGDVTRARQWAADALTARPEFQDALVLMGQVYLRQGRVEDAREHALWALRQDATDEASLRLLASIKARQSPLLGLWWRYAMFMGALGDGKSTLVLLGAYVLYRFATLAAKDLEQPGLASIIQVVWLGLVMYTWVGPALFQRMVRQELETVRLDPRF; this is encoded by the coding sequence ATGAGCGACACGCCCCCCTACCAGTGGCTCCACTACGCTCGGGTGCAGATCGCCCGCGGAGACAATCACGGTGCCGTGGAGACGCTGCGCCGCACCCTCGCCTCGGAGCCGGAAGACGCCGAGGCCCATGCCCTGCTCTCGCTGGTGCTGCTCTCCCTCAAGCGCCCTCACGCCGCCGAGCACGAGGCCGGCATCGCCCTCTCCCAGGAGCCCCTGCTCCCCCTGGCCCACGCCGCCGCGGCCTCGGTGGCCATGGCCCGCGGGCGCTTCAAGGCCGCCGAGCGGCACCTCACCGACCTCCTGGAGCTGGAGCCCGATGAGCCGAGCAACCTCCGCCTCCAGGCCCGCTTCTTCGACCTGACGGGCAAGAAGGAGCGCAAGCGCGAGGTGCTCCAGCGGGCCCTGTCCCTGGCACCCGACGAGCCCGCCACGCTGGTGGCGCTCGGCGAGGACGCGCTGGAGCGGGGAGACGTGACGCGCGCCAGGCAGTGGGCCGCCGACGCCCTCACCGCTCGGCCCGAGTTCCAGGACGCGCTCGTCCTCATGGGGCAGGTGTACCTGCGCCAGGGCCGCGTCGAGGACGCTCGCGAGCACGCGCTGTGGGCCCTGCGCCAGGACGCCACCGACGAGGCCTCGCTGCGGCTGCTCGCCAGCATCAAGGCGCGCCAGAGCCCGCTGCTCGGCCTGTGGTGGCGCTACGCCATGTTCATGGGCGCGCTGGGCGACGGCAAGAGCACGCTCGTGCTGCTGGGCGCCTACGTGCTCTACCGCTTCGCCACGCTCGCCGCGAAGGACCTGGAGCAGCCCGGTCTCGCCTCCATCATCCAGGTCGTGTGGCTGGGCCTCGTCATGTACACGTGGGTAGGCCCCGCCCTCTTCCAACGGATGGTGCGCCAGGAGTTGGAGACGGTGCGGTTGGATCCACGCTTCTAG